The Vagococcus penaei genome includes the window TTTTTTCATTGCTTCTTGCGCTAATAAGTTGAGGTAATTCCAAGGGCGATCAAAATGTGGTTGGAAGAAGAAATCTGAAATAGCTAGGTCTTCCACGGTCATTTTATTTTGAATCGCAAGTGATAGAGTATTAGCTGACTGAGTGATATCGTATTTAGAGATTAATTGCCCACCTAAAATTCGACGAGAGTCTTTATCAAAAACTAAAGACATGGTCACTTTTTCAGTTGTTGGCATAAATTCTGGACGATAATTGTCTTCAAAGACAACTGAATCAGCATTTATATCCATTGCTTTAGCGCTATCAATTGTCAAACCAGTTGAACCTATTTTCCAACCAAATAAATACAAACCAGATGTTCCTTGTGTACCACGATAAGCTAAAGTATTTTCTTTAATATTCATTCCAACCAGCATGCCTTGGCGGACAGCATTAGTTGCTAATGGGATGTAGTTGTAAGAATTCGTTGGATTGTAGTGAACTACTGCACTATCACCAGCAGCAAAAATATTAGGATCGCTTGTACGCATATATTCATCAACTTTGATAGCACCATTTGGTAGCATATCAACTTGTTCTTTAAGTAAATCAGTAGTCGGTCTGAAACCAACACACATAATAACTAAATCGGCTTCAAAAGAGTGTGATGGTGTATGAACAGTTGTCACGTTACTAGCGCTTGTTTCAAATGATTGAACATTTTCTCCAAGAGCCAAAGTTGCGCCACGTGCGATTAATTCTTTTTCTAAAATATCGGTAAATGGCTTGTCTAGATATTTATTTAAAATTCGATCAACACCGTCAATTAAAGTGACTTCTTTGCCTGAATCGATGAAAGCTTCCACTAACTCAATCCCAATATAACCACCACCAACTACGACAACACGTTTGGCTGTTTCTGCTTTGCGAATAATTTCATTCGCTTGATTATAGTTTTTACACAATAAAATATTGTCAGAATCAATTCCAGGAATAGGTGGAGTGATTGGCCAAGAACCAGTCGTCATAACTAATTTATCATAAGATTCTGTTTCAACAGCACCTGTGAGTAAATTTTTAGCAGTCACTGTTTTATTGTCACTGTCAATATTCGTCACATCATGTTCCATTTTAATGGTTGCCCCTAGAGCAGCCAATTCTTCAGGAGTTGAATAGAATAAGTCTTGCGCATTTTTAACAACGCCACCGACATACAGTGCGATTCCGCATGATAAAAAGGATACGTTATCATTTCTTTCATAAACTAAAACCTCTGCTTCTGGTTGGTTTGCTAATATATGTTTAACTGCTGATGTGCCAGCATGTGTGCATCCTACAACAATAATTTTCATAAAATCTTCCTCTCAAATGAATTATCTCACAACAGCTAAAGCTTTGCGGTAAAGCCAATATAGCAAATGAGAATCATTCTAACGATGTATATGCTTGTGAACTTCACAAATGAATTGATAAGTAAATAACAAAGATTATCAAGTTTTTTTAGCTATATTAGTAAAATAAGTTCTAATAATAATAATGAACAACTAAAATGTGTTCTTGTGAAAACAATATTTTTTAATTAGATTGTGAAAAAATAATCTAATTAAAGAGTATTAAATAAACTAATTAGCGAAGTTCTTACTGGAATTATTATAAAAAAGTTAGTAATAAGTGATGTGACATATTAAGCAAAAGATAGTTTATAAGGAGATTTTACAAAAATAATTGAAAATTACAAGAAAAATACAGCATTAAAATTAAAAATTTACAAAGCTTTGTTATTGTTGTGCTATCAAATAAAAAGGAGCGACGGAATCATGAAGAAATTACTCTCAATGATTATTTTGTCACTATTAGCTTTAGCTGTTACAGCCTGTTCAGGCGGAGCAACTGCAACGAAACCGAACAGTCTGCAAAAAAATGGGAAGAACGATGCTTTTAAATTAGTTTTTTATCCGAATGAATCAGCGCAAGAATTTGAAAAATCGCGTGAGGCATTAAAAGAGATTGTTGCTAAAGCAACGGGTAAAAAAGTTGAAGTTGTGACAACGACAGATTATAACGTTGTAATTGAGACAATAGCGAATGGGCAAGCTAACATGGCAGTTATGGGTGCAGAAGGTTATATTCAAGCTCATAAAAAAAATCCTAAAGTTCAGCCAATCGTTACGAATTCTGGTCCAAGTGGGACACTTGAGGATGCCCTTTATTATAGTTTTATCGCAGTACCAGAAGATAAGAAAATTGAGTATCAGCAAGCAGATAAATATACATTAGAGCCAATTAAGGGAAAAAACTTTTCATTTGTTTCCAATAGTTCAACTTCCGGTTTTAAAGTACCAAGCTCGGTCATTATTGATGAATTCGGATTAGATAATTCAGATGAATTAATCATGGAAAATAAATTTTTTAATAAAGTTTTATTTGGTGGGTCACATCAAGGGTCAGCGGTCAACTTATTGAAAGGTGACGTTGATGCAGCAGCATTTATGAATATGCCAGAATATTTTGAAGTTGCTTCAGGTGAAGAAAATCAAACAGGTATGGTCTATAAAGTACGTGAGACGGCGGGTGCTCCATTTGAATCTGTTAGAGGTAAAAAAGTTCGTGTCATTAAATCAATTCCTGTATTAAATGCCCCAATTGTAGTCAATGAAGATGTCGTCAGCCAAGATGAAAAAGCTAAAATCTTAGCAGCATTCACCTCAGATGAGACCAGTCAGAATAAGGCGATTTTTAATAAAAAAGATGGGGATAATCCGGCATTGTTTGGAAAAGAAAAGGATGAACAATTTGTTGAAGTGGAGGATGCTTTTTATGAGCCAATCAGACAAATGTCAGAGTAAGTTATCTACCAAAACGGTTCATTTAACAATCACAGGGATTGAAAAAATTTATCCAAATGGTAAAAAAGCTTTAAAAGGATTGTCTTTTCAAGTATTTCAGGGTGAATTTATCTCAATTATTGGGCCATCAGGTTCGGGTAAATCATCCATGTTGCGTTGTTTAAATCGTTTAGTCGAGCCAAGTAAGGGAGCAATTTATTTAGATGATACCAATATCTTATTAACATCAAAAAAAGAGTTGCGATTAGTTCGTCGTAAAATAGGTATGGTATTTCAACATTACAATCTCATTCCGCGTTTAACGGTTATTGAGAACGTCTTACATGGTCGGCTAGGATATAAAAATACGCGGAATGGCTCAGTTGGTCGCTATACTGAAGTCGAAAAAAAGAGGCCTTTAAATTATTAAAAAAACTTGGATTAGAAGAAATGGCCTATCAGCGTTGTGATTCACTTAGTGGTGGTCAAAAACAACGTGTAGGGATTGCTAGAGCGTTAATGCAGAAACCTGATATTTTACTGTGTGACGAACCGATTGCCTCATTAGATCCGAAATCATCTAAAATTATTATGGATTATCTCAAACAAATTTCACTCGAAATGGGAATTACTTGTTTGGTCAATCTTCATCAAGTCGATGTTGCCTTAGCCTATTCCGACCGGATTATTGGTATTCGTGCAGGAGAAAAATACTTTGATGGGGTGCCAGATGAATTAACCGAGGATAAAATCCGTCAATTATACGATTTAAAGGATATGGTGATATGAAGCAAATTGAGTATTTTAAGAAAAAAAGACAACAAACGTGGCTTTTATTTAGTGGGCTAATCATTGTTTTTATTGTTGCAACGCTCATTAGTGGTTTTAACTTAACAGGCTCACTTCTGATTTTACCCCAAGGATTAGTGTGGTTAGGTCAAAATTTTCTGCCGAATGCGAATACACTAACTTACTTACCACTCATTTTATCCAAGTTAGTTGAAACAGTATTAATGTCCATTGCTGCAACGTCAACGGCAGCCATTTTAGCATTAATCTTTTCGATTATTGGCTCAAGAGAATTAGGATTAACATTTTTTTTAAAAGTGTTCGTCCGTTTAGTAGCGTCGTTTTTTAGAAATATGCCATTGGTTGTATGGGCGATGATTCTATTACTAAGCTTTAAGCAAAGTGAATTTACTGGGTACTTAGCGTTGAGCTTTACGACATTTGGTTACTTGACGCGAGCCTTTGTAGAAACAATTGATGAACAGTCGGGTGCGATAGTTGAATCTTTAAAGGCCAGTGGAGCGAATTATTTACAGATTGTCTGTCAAGGTGTGATTCCAATGGCGTCAAGCCAGTTGATTAGTTGGGTACTTTTTTTAATCGAGAATAATATTCGAGATGCTACCTTGATTGGTATTTTAACTGGAACGGGTATTGGTTTTTTATTTGATTTATATTATAAGCGTTTTGCCTATGATGTTGTGGGTTTGATTATTTTGATTTTGATAAGTGTCGTCATGGCGCTGGAATTATTAACAACGACAATAAGGAGGAACATTATTTAATGGAGCAACAAGAAATAACGTTAAAACTAAGACAAGATGTGACGTTCCCGTTTGACCATGTTCAGTTAGGACGCAATCAAACGATTAAGATAAAAAAGTGGACGAAGCAACGTGTCTTAATGGTGAGCTTGCTAAGTCTGTTAGCTAGTGTCACGCTTTATACGTTGGTGACAATGGATTATGGGAATCTCATTGTCATCACAGCATTTAAACAGTTTTTAACGGATAGTCGAACTATTTTTTTAGAGCCTACTTTATCGGGGCGTTTTCCGATTCAAGGCTTGCTACTTTCTTTGATGATGACGTTATCTTTAGCTGTCATTACAACAATCTTAGCTATGTTCCTAGCTTTTGGTCTAGCTTTATTAGCGGCTCGTAATTTATCGTCAAAGCGATTATCTTATACGATTCGTTTGGTGATGTCAGTCATTCGCGCAGTACCTACAATTTTATGGGTTTTAATTTTTTCGATTATTATGGGTTTAGGCACAAATGCTGCAGTCATTGGTATGTTGTTTCATAGTGTAGCATACTTAACCAAAACGTATTCTGAAAGTATTGAAGAAATTGACGAAGGTGTTATCGAGGCTTTAAAAGCTAGTGGCGCTAACTGGTTTCAAATTGTCGGGCAAGCTATTTTACCGAGTACTGTGACAATGTTATTATCTTGGACGTTTTTACGTTTTGAAATTAATTTTACGAATGCAATCGCAGTTGGTGCTGCCGCAGGTGCTGGAGGATTAGGATTTGAGTTAGCAATGACAAGTGGGTTTTATTTTGATTTACATGAAATTGGGGTATTAGTTTATCTTATTTTCATGGTGGCAGCAATATTAGAAATTTTATCAAATCGCTTAAAACATAAATATATTTCAAGAGGGTAGAGATAAACGATGAATAAAAAAGAGCGTACATGGGTTTTAGTAGAAGATCAGACATTGGCTAGTGAGCTTGTAGAGCAGTATGGAAATCAATATGAACGTCATTTAGTCGAAATACCACGCACAGCTTTGGTGATGATGACAACACGTGAAACAGCTAAAAATTCATTATTTTATAGTGGCGAGGTACTGGTTTCTTATGCCAAAGTTCGGATTGGATCATCTTATGGAACAGGAATGATTTTGGGTGAACAATTAAAAAAAGCGGAGTATTTAGCTATCATTGATGCCTTATATCCACTGTTGAGTGATATAGAAAAAGTGCAATGGATCAAAGTATTCGAGCAACGTCGTGCCGCCTTACTACATACAATCAATCAAGAACAAGAAGCAATTAATCAAACAAAAGTATCGTTTGATGTGATGGAAGTGGAGGAAGATTAGATGAATCAGCAAGTATTACTAGCACAGGAAGCTTTTCGGTTATTTATTTCAGCTTTATCATATGTGGGTGAGGTCAAACAACTACCAGATAGTCCGCAAGCAGTTTTACCGATTGGGAAATATCTATATGCGTTAACTTTCTTAGATCAAGAAGTTAGCTATGCTAGTTTAGGTCTATCAGAGGAGCAAGAAGCAGTGCTAACACATGAATTTCGAACGAAAAAGGTTGCTATCTCTGTAGCTCAAACGGTCTTTGTTGATTTGATTAATCAACCATCACTTGATGTTAGCCCTATTAAACAAGTCTCAATTGGTAATTTAATAGATCCTCAATTATCGGCAACTATTGTCGTCAGCGTTTCACAACTTTATGGTGATAATACTTATATTTTGACTGGACCTGGAATTAAATCTCAGCTGACTTTAGGTTTAACTAAAGCATTATCTGAGCTACTAGTGATTAGACAAGAGTTGAATCAAGAGTACCCATTAGGTATTGATATGTTAGTAATCGACCAATCAGGTAAAATGCTTGGCTTACCAAGAACGACAGTTATTCAGGAGGTAAATTAAGGATGGCATATGTTGCAGTAAAAGGTGGCCAGAAAGCCATTGAAGCAAGTTTGAAACTCTTGGCCTATCAAAAAATCTCAGAAGGCGATCTAGTGACTATTGAGAGTATTAAAGCCAATATGAAGTTATTGGTTGATCAAGTCATGAGTGAAGCATCATTATACTCGCCTGATTTAGCAGCTAGAAGTTTATGGCAAGCGGAGGGGTCAGTAGAAGAAGCAGTTTTTTTACTTCGAGCGTATCGTTCGACTTTAGAACGTATCGGGTACACGGAACGTGTTGAAACTAATCAAGATATGCTAGTTAAGCGACGTATTTCTGCTGCATTTAAAGATATTCCTGGCGGGCAAATTCTGGGGGCATCATATGATTATATGCATCGATTGATTGATTTTTCAACTCCGGAGAATTATGCAGAACAAGTGGCAACATTACTTAAAGAATTTCAAGCATTTGTCCCAGAAACGACGCTGACTGACTTACCTAAATACCCTAAAGTAGCGGATTATCTACGTGAGGTTGGCTTACTGCAGCCAGTTTTACAAAATAATACACCTCCAGTTGATGTGACGAAAAAATTAATTGAGTTTCCAACACAGCGGAGTGAAAGGTTGCAAACTTTAACCAGAGGTATGTCGCAAGCACTCATGATGTTAGCTTATGCTGTGATTCGTGGTTTTGGACCAACACACCCAACAGTTGGTGAGTTACGTGTAGGTGATGTATCCCTCTATGTTGACGATCAATACATTGGTACGATTGAAGCAACAGAGGTTGAGATGTTTATGCCAGTAACAGTAAAGAATGATGGTGTCGAGGAAATGGAAATCGAAATAGGGTATGGTTTTGTCTTTGGTCGTAATGAAACAAAAGCTATTTCAATGGGCATTCTGGATCACAGTTTAGAAACTAAAGATGCTACCCATCCAGCTGGTGATGAGGAATTTGTTTTATATCATGTGGATAGTATCGAATCTACTGGGTTTTTATCACATTTGAAATTACCACATTATGTAACGTTCCAATCTAAATTAGATAGTATTCGAAAAACTGGAGGACACGTAAGTCATGAACTATAATTTTGCTTTTTTTGATGAAGGGTCAAAACGAGAAATTCGTCGAACAATTACGAAAGCTATTTGTATTCCAGGGTATCAAGTTCCTTTTGGTTCGCGTGAGATGCCAATTGGTCGGGGATGGGGAACTGGTGGACTTCAAGTAAGCTTAGCATTAGTTGGACCAACGGATAAGTTGAAAGTTATTGATCAAGGGAGCGATGAAAGTGTCAATGCGATTAATATTAAGAAATTAATTCAGAAAACCACAGGTGTCGATGTTACATCAGATACCGCTGTTGCGACATTGATTCAGTCGCGACATAGAATTCCCGAGAAACCATTAAAAAAGGATCAAATATTAGTCTTACAAGTGCCGGTTTGTGAGCCACTACGTGCGTATGAACCGCGTGAATTTGTCACAAAACGTCTTCATGGAGATAAAGAATATACAGGTGCTTGGTTAATGTTATTTGACCAAATTGTACGTTTTGGTACAACGACAACTGGAGCAGAACACCCTGTAATGGTACACGGTCGTTATTTGATGACACCCTCACCAATTCCTAGATTTGATAATCCAAAAATGAATCAAAATGACGGTTTGATTTTACTTGGTGCTGGTCGTGAGAAAAAGATTTTCGCCGTCCCACCGTATACACATGTCAAATCAATTGATTTTGAAGACCGTCCATTTGAACCCGAATCGTTTGCTGGAGTGAGCTGTGCTTTATGTGGTGCGAGTGGCGTCTTTATGGATGAATTATTTGATGCACAACATAACGTTGTATATCAATGCAATGATAGTAGCTATTGTTTGGAAAGGAGAGCAGCCGCTCATGACTAAAGAAACCCCGATTTTATCGATTAATCAGTTAAATAAGCAGTATGGCGAAGGGTGCTCGGCTTGTTGTCAGTCAAAAACGCGTCAACTAGAAAAAAATTACTGCCCTAAATGTGGAACTGTCTATGCCTGTCAAAATATTTCGATGGATTTATACCCAGGTGAAATTGTGGGAATTGTTGGTGAATCAGGTTCCGGTAAATCGACTCTAATGCGTTGTTTATTCTTTGATGAAGAGCCGACTAGTGGGAGTGTGTCGATTGCCCTCGATGAAAATATTGAGGATATCTATCAGTTATCGTCACAAAAACGCCGATTACTCCGCAATGAAAAACTTGGGATGGTTTACCAAAATCCATATTTAGGTTTAACGATGTCGATTTCAGCGATTGCGAATGTCGCTGAGAAAATGATTGCGAGTGGCAATCGACATGTCTTAGATATGCAGACGATTGGTGGCGATTTATTGGAGCAAGTCAATATCCCAAGTTTTCGAATGAAGGAAGCGCCAGCGAATTTTTCAGGTGGCATGCAACAGCGCGTTCAAATTGCCAAAGCGCTATCGACTAATCCCCCGATTTTATTTTTAGATGAAGTAACAACAGGACTTGATTTATCCGTTCAAGCAACAGTGCTGGATATTATCAAGCGAATTCAGCAAGAATACGGTGTCAGTATGTTAGTCGTTTCCCATGATTTAGGGGTTATTCGAATGTTATCAGAACGGACCTATGTTTTATTGAATGGTCAAGTCATTGAACATGGACTAACGGATCAAATTTTGGAAGACCCACAACATGAGTACACGCAACAACTAGTTTATTCATTATTATAAGGAGCGTTCAAATTATGCAAGCTATTACTAATGCCCATATTGTTTTACCGAATCATGTGATTGTTAATCATTCATTAATTATTGATGGTGAATTAATCATTGCAATGGTTCCAGATTCAGAATTAATGACATTTCCTTTAGAGCAAATTATTGATGCAAAAAGAGGCTATGTATTACCTGGATTTATTGATGTTCATTCTGATTATATTGAAACGATTGCTGCTCCACGACCGACTTCTTTAATTGATTTTGAAATAGCTTTATATGAAGCGGAGCGTGAATTATTAACGCATGGTATTACAACGATGTACCACTCATTAAGTTTAATGGGGCGTTCTGTTTTTGATGAAAAGCCTATCCGCAATAGTGAAAATGTCTCAAAGCTACTTGAATTGATTGATGCGTCAAACAATAAAAGTCATTTAATTCATCATCGGATGCACTTACGTTATGAGATTGATAATTTTAAACAACTTGATTTAGTCAAACAAATGATTGAAGAAGGAAAGGTTCAGTTGTTATCATTTATGGATCATACTCCTGGACAAGGTCAGTATCGAGATTTAGAAATTTATCGTCATATTTTGCACGGTTATCATGATGGCGATGATGAAAAGGTACAAAAGATTTTAGATAGTCAACAAGATGTTACTAAGTTAACGTTAGCTCAATTAAAAGAGCTAGCTGATTTAGCGAAAGCACATCAGGTACCATTAGCATCACATGATGATGACACGATGACTAAATTAGACTTAATGGAAGGATTAAATACCACAATTTCAGAGTTTCCGATTACGATTGATGTTGCAGTTGAAGCACGTAAAAGAGGCTTGATGACAGTTGGAGGTGCTCCTAATGTGCTGCTTGGTAAGTCTCATGCTGGTAACTTGTCAGTTAAAGAGGCCATTCAAGTAGGTGGTATTGATGTTTTGTGTAGTGATTATTATCCAGCCAGTTTATTACATGCGGTGTTTAAATTGGCTCGTGAAGAGGTTTTAACTTTGCCTGAGGCAGTTCAATTAGTGACACTTGCACCAGCTAAAGCTGTAGGTATCGCAGATGAGGTTGGTAGTTTAGAGCCAAATAAATTAGCCGATATTTTAATTATCCAAAATGTCGTACCTAACGTACCCGTTGTGACACATACATTTGTGAGAGGAGTGCTAGTCAATGAAACAACGTATCGAATCTAATTTAGCGGATAATCACCTGATTCAAGTGACGGATTTAGCAAAACAATTTACATTACATCATGTTGATAAACAGGTTATCGGATGTCAGGAGATTAATTTAGCTTTACCCAAAGGAGGTTTTATTGGAATCACTGGAAAAAGTGGGAGTGGTAAATCAACTATTTTACGCTGTATTTATCGCACGAATTTACCTCAGAAAGGGAGCATTTTGTATGATTCGACATTGTATGGCGTAGTGGATTTAGCAGATTTATCTGAACGTCAAGTGGCGCAGATTAGGCGTAGTGAGATTGGATATGTGTCACAATTTTTGCAGAGTTTACCCCGAACAACGGCTTACGATATTGTGTATCGCTCAGCTCTTGAAAGTTATGATAAAGAGGAAGCACAAGTGAAAACAGAAGAGATGTTACGACATTTTGAGATTAAAGAAGATTTATGGACCTTATTTCCCAATACCTTTTCTGGTGGTGAGAAATTACGATTAAATATTGCCAAAGCAATGGTGAAAAAACCTAAGTTATTATTGCTTGATGAACCAACTGCCTCACTTGATCAACACTCAAAAGAAAAAGTTCGTGATGTGATTATTCAATTAAAAGCCGCTGGAACGTCGATGATTGGAATTTTTCATGATTTAGAGTTTATGGACGGCTTGTGCGATCAAGAGTTTAATATTCAAAAAGGGCGTTTTATCTCATGAAAAAACATAAAGTTGATTGGCACGTTCATACTTATTATTCAGACGGTACAGAATCTCCAGAAACGATTTTAGCGTTAGCGCTACAACGTGATATAGCAGAAATTGGAATTGTTGATCACGATACATTTTTAGGACATGAGCACTGTGCTAAAATTTTTAAGGAATCACCTGTGAGATTACATTTAGGCGTTGAAATAAGTGCTTATGATTTTAAACGGCAACGTAAAGTTCATTTGCTAGCTTATGATATTGATGATCGAACACCAATTAAAGCATTATGCGATGGCTTACTCGCTGCACGGACAGATAATACACTACGTCAATTAAAGGTAATTCAATCACTCGGTTATGCGATTACTTTGGATGATGTTAAGCAAAAAGCACGCCATTCGAGTGGATTATATAAACAGCATGTGATGATGGCTTTAATTGATCAGGGGTATACATCAGAGTTATATGGCGATTTATACCAACAATTATTTAAGCAAGGTGAAGGCGCTAAAGATATACTTTATAGCGATGTTTTTACTTCATTAAAGGCTATCAAACAGTCAGGTGGGACGGCAGTCTTAGCTCATCCAGGTCAACTTAATAGTTATGAGTTAGTCCCAGAGCTAGTAGCATTAGGATTAGATGGTATCGAGTTATATCATCCCGATCATACGGTTGCCGATCACCAACGGGTTAGAGAATTAGCGGATTGTTATGGACTATCTCTTTATGGTGGATCCGATTTTCATGGTGCACATGGCCCGGATTGGTTTGGAAAAGTTTATTTAACTAACCCAATTGAGTGAATGTCTTAATAAGGTTAAGTGCATATCGCTAATTAGACAAAACTGTCTTCAATAAAAAGGAATAATAAAAGGTTTTACAGGTGATAAGTCTTTTTTAAAGGCTTATTTTTTTAGTTCATTAGAGATTTATAAAACTGACCTATGACTATCGACTTGTTTTATTGGATTAAATTATAATGAAACGAAAATTAATCAGAATAATTATGAAGAAGATAGACATAGTGGGAGTTTGTTTATCTTTGTCATGATTAAAAGATAGTGACAAAGAATACTAATGACTAAGTTGTGATTGCTTTATAAAAGGGTGCTGAATCAATGAAAAATTTGAATTCCAAATTGGAGAGGTAGTACTAATCCAGTTATCTAAAGTTTTGTAATAGAATATGATGAAAATATACAGATTTAAAAAGGATTTGCGTCTGATTGTTAGAGATATACTGATGGTAAATCAGGGACGCTTTCTCTTTCGAGGATACTGATTTTACCAATTTTAAACGAATAAAAGCATCGAATAGTATTTTTACCATTAATCGAGCAATTAAAAAGTTAGTCGGTAGTTGATTTAACGCTAATTATTATTACGGGAGATTACGTTTATAGCAGTTTGATTTCTTTGAAGCTGTTAATCTAACGAAATATTTTATAATTGCAACCAAAAAGAGCCTGACGATGTTGGTCAGGCTCTTTTTTTACTATTTAAAGAACAGTATAAGTTGTTACAAAAACTTTCTCATGTTGTCGTGTTAGCTCGATTTCACCCCATTCAGGGTGGTGAACAATATCTGGTAATTCTTG containing:
- a CDS encoding phosphonate C-P lyase system protein PhnL — translated: MKQRIESNLADNHLIQVTDLAKQFTLHHVDKQVIGCQEINLALPKGGFIGITGKSGSGKSTILRCIYRTNLPQKGSILYDSTLYGVVDLADLSERQVAQIRRSEIGYVSQFLQSLPRTTAYDIVYRSALESYDKEEAQVKTEEMLRHFEIKEDLWTLFPNTFSGGEKLRLNIAKAMVKKPKLLLLDEPTASLDQHSKEKVRDVIIQLKAAGTSMIGIFHDLEFMDGLCDQEFNIQKGRFIS
- a CDS encoding PHP domain-containing protein, which translates into the protein MKKHKVDWHVHTYYSDGTESPETILALALQRDIAEIGIVDHDTFLGHEHCAKIFKESPVRLHLGVEISAYDFKRQRKVHLLAYDIDDRTPIKALCDGLLAARTDNTLRQLKVIQSLGYAITLDDVKQKARHSSGLYKQHVMMALIDQGYTSELYGDLYQQLFKQGEGAKDILYSDVFTSLKAIKQSGGTAVLAHPGQLNSYELVPELVALGLDGIELYHPDHTVADHQRVRELADCYGLSLYGGSDFHGAHGPDWFGKVYLTNPIE
- a CDS encoding alpha-D-ribose 1-methylphosphonate 5-triphosphate diphosphatase gives rise to the protein MQAITNAHIVLPNHVIVNHSLIIDGELIIAMVPDSELMTFPLEQIIDAKRGYVLPGFIDVHSDYIETIAAPRPTSLIDFEIALYEAERELLTHGITTMYHSLSLMGRSVFDEKPIRNSENVSKLLELIDASNNKSHLIHHRMHLRYEIDNFKQLDLVKQMIEEGKVQLLSFMDHTPGQGQYRDLEIYRHILHGYHDGDDEKVQKILDSQQDVTKLTLAQLKELADLAKAHQVPLASHDDDTMTKLDLMEGLNTTISEFPITIDVAVEARKRGLMTVGGAPNVLLGKSHAGNLSVKEAIQVGGIDVLCSDYYPASLLHAVFKLAREEVLTLPEAVQLVTLAPAKAVGIADEVGSLEPNKLADILIIQNVVPNVPVVTHTFVRGVLVNETTYRI